A genomic region of Zea mays cultivar B73 chromosome 6, Zm-B73-REFERENCE-NAM-5.0, whole genome shotgun sequence contains the following coding sequences:
- the LOC100281236 gene encoding Putative Myb family transcription factor At1g14600 produces the protein MRGFERKGVRQYNRSEVPRMRWTEELHRQFVLAVECLGGQDEATPKQILQLMGVKGVSICHIKSHLQMYRSSSSSSSSTHNQSSSLQKLTSTTASNSKRVFLSREDHASQADGSTPASDENIYTTMLCGCSHSTPYQIRPSLEGVFRGLEQTRMLATTEKSISRPSHTEKQHTGCDLTLSIGLWAEDASSNDVDGSSSISEELMPAAPAAGARRAAAVKEESEAAALNLDLTISSSYWLALTSDDGARRRTAGWRR, from the exons ATGAGAGGGTTTGAGAGAAAAGGGGTCCGGCAGTACAACCGGTCAGAGGTGCCGCGGATGCGGTGGACGGAGGAGCTGCACCGGCAGTTCGTCTTGGCCGTCGAGTGCCTCGGTGGCCAGGACG AAGCAACTCCGAAGCAAATTCTTCAGTTGATGGGCGTGAAGGGAGTTAGCATATGTCATATCAAGAGCCATCTTCAG ATGTACAGAAGCTCCAGCTCCAGTAGCAGCAGTACCCATAATCAGTCCTCCAGCCTCCAGAAGCTGACATCGACCACGGCGAGCAACAGCAAGCGCGTGTTCTTGAGCCGTGAAGATCATGCGTCACAGGCAGATGGCAGCACTCCAGCTTCAGACGAGAACATCTATACTACCATGCTCTGTGGTTGCAGCCACTCAACACCATACCAAAT ACGACCGTCGCTAGAGGGAGTCTTCAGAGGCTTGGAACAAACAAGAATGCTTGCAACAACAGAGAAG TCGATTAGCAGGCCAAGTCACACTGAGAAGCAGCACACCGGATGCGACCTCACGCTGTCGATCGGCCTGTGGGCGGAGGATGCGAGCAGCAACGACGTCGACGGCTCGAGCTCCATCAGCGAGGAGCTGATGCCTGCTGCTCCGGCAGCGGGCGCTCGCCGTGCCGCCGCCGTGAAGGAGGAGAGCGAGGCGGCGGCTCTAAACCTGGACCTGACCATCTCGTCGTCTTATTGGCTGGCCCTGACGAGTGACGACGGCGCACGCCGACGCACGGCCGGCTGGCGGCGCTAG
- the LOC100281236 gene encoding putative Myb family transcription factor At1g14600 isoform X2: MHCLTGLEATPKQILQLMGVKGVSICHIKSHLQMYRSSSSSSSSTHNQSSSLQKLTSTTASNSKRVFLSREDHASQADGSTPASDENIYTTMLCGCSHSTPYQIRPSLEGVFRGLEQTRMLATTEKSISRPSHTEKQHTGCDLTLSIGLWAEDASSNDVDGSSSISEELMPAAPAAGARRAAAVKEESEAAALNLDLTISSSYWLALTSDDGARRRTAGWRR, encoded by the exons ATGCATTGTTTGACTGGACTAG AAGCAACTCCGAAGCAAATTCTTCAGTTGATGGGCGTGAAGGGAGTTAGCATATGTCATATCAAGAGCCATCTTCAG ATGTACAGAAGCTCCAGCTCCAGTAGCAGCAGTACCCATAATCAGTCCTCCAGCCTCCAGAAGCTGACATCGACCACGGCGAGCAACAGCAAGCGCGTGTTCTTGAGCCGTGAAGATCATGCGTCACAGGCAGATGGCAGCACTCCAGCTTCAGACGAGAACATCTATACTACCATGCTCTGTGGTTGCAGCCACTCAACACCATACCAAAT ACGACCGTCGCTAGAGGGAGTCTTCAGAGGCTTGGAACAAACAAGAATGCTTGCAACAACAGAGAAG TCGATTAGCAGGCCAAGTCACACTGAGAAGCAGCACACCGGATGCGACCTCACGCTGTCGATCGGCCTGTGGGCGGAGGATGCGAGCAGCAACGACGTCGACGGCTCGAGCTCCATCAGCGAGGAGCTGATGCCTGCTGCTCCGGCAGCGGGCGCTCGCCGTGCCGCCGCCGTGAAGGAGGAGAGCGAGGCGGCGGCTCTAAACCTGGACCTGACCATCTCGTCGTCTTATTGGCTGGCCCTGACGAGTGACGACGGCGCACGCCGACGCACGGCCGGCTGGCGGCGCTAG